The Amblyomma americanum isolate KBUSLIRL-KWMA chromosome 3, ASM5285725v1, whole genome shotgun sequence genome window below encodes:
- the LOC144123900 gene encoding E3 ubiquitin-protein ligase Siah1-like: MQGKGLYHVYPLNFSFASCTHSARFFSADILSSGYCPTPRSVCELSQRGRGYTSSSSSSLLLEGNIPNLAMDRFAREVFPCKFSLKGCAALLSYIDKPEHEQACEFRPYVCPFPGGSCKWQGSLDQVTSHLVHWHESPICEGEHIVLQATDINVPDALNWVMVQSCFGHHFMVVLKKQEKYDGYQQFFAMVQLIGSQAQADKFIYRLELNGHKRRLTWEAPPRIIRTGVQAVIVNSDCLVFDSSMAQLFAYSGNLVIEVTIFLSVQNHTE, encoded by the exons atgcagggcaagggcctctacCATGTGTATCCATTAAActtctcctttgccagctgcacccacagcGCCCGCTTTTTCTCGGCCGATATACTATCATCGGGC TACTGTCCGACCCCTCGATCTGTGTGCGAGCTGTCACAACGTGGCCGAGGATACACATCATCAAGCTCAAGTTCCCTCCTTCTAGAAG GCAACATTCCCAACCTGGCCATGGACAGATTCGCAAGAGAGGTCTTTCCTTGCAAATTCTCCCTGAAGGGCTGCGCTGCCCTGCTCTCATACATCGACAAGCCCGAACACGAGCAGGCCTGCGAGTTCAG GCCGTACGTGTGCCCCTTCCCCGGTGGATCATGTAAGTGGCAAGGCTCGCTCGaccaagtgacgtcacacctcgTCCACTGGCACGAGTCCCCGATATGTGAAG GTGAGCACATTGTGCTCCAGGCGACAGACATCAATGTGCCGGACGCCCTCAACTGGGTAATGGTACAGTCTTGCTTTGGCCACCACTTCATGGTGGTGCTGAAGAAGCAGGAGAAGTACGACGGCTACCAGCAGTTCTTCGCCATGGTCCAGCTCATCGGGTCCCAAGCACAGGCAGACAAATTCATCTACCGGCTCGAGCTCAACGGCCACAAACGGCGGCTCACCTGGGAGGCCCCGCCACGCATCATCCGAACGGGTGTCCAGGCTGTCATCGTGAACAGCGACTGCCTCGTCTTTGACAGCAGCATGGCCCAGCTTTTCGCCTACAGCGGAAACCTGGTCATCGAAGTGACCATCTTCTTGTCTGTACAAAATCACACTGAATGA